In a genomic window of Acipenser ruthenus chromosome 41, fAciRut3.2 maternal haplotype, whole genome shotgun sequence:
- the LOC117434217 gene encoding zinc finger and BTB domain-containing protein 9-like produces MALDQFELRLDFPQYSTSLLSQLNQHRLGGHFCDVTVHSCDGGVFRAHTAVLAAASRYFHDQFLLHAGKGEELVLVLPEAVETGVFERVLDCAYTGSLRMVLESSEPRGIAAKLGAYLTAASFLQMWHVVDRCNELLLKVGGADTAVGSAQQASPGSFHPKPSRSENQSPSSSTSNAHPPRCRGSSESHWEQLQGASTQGMDTKEDNCCSSFQPFASGDSVVDVSHIKVELLEEKPFREVADGMSVVSDTKPLPPSLPANSLSNIPAAPTLEQLQGISAVGEHGPTQLPQTAPRHRGPGYQESVCGNSVSSVQSSPHPVQSPSLQGFSSLHTHPPELIATHTNANHSVGVPACCLPEFLAPSTLGSDNACPNSSFGVVYGAGNNGPPSLLAPGSLLYSKASSAVALQTSAKAHPSAPSVLHAQVDRISRFGKRVFGCLCGKRFPERGRRDRHVLLKLSARPFGCPQCNKSFKLKHHLTEHMILHMERPLYSCESCGKTFKMIECFQRHRENCLQRGRQ; encoded by the coding sequence ATGGCCTTGGACCAGTTTGAGCTTCGTTTGGATTTCCCCCAGTACAGCACCTCTCTGCTCTCCCAGTTGAACCAGCACAGACTGGGTGGGCATTTCTGTGACGTCACGGTGCACTCCTGCGATGGGGGCGTGTTCCGAGCGCACACCGCTGTCCTCGCGGCCGCCTCGCGGTACTTCCACGACCAGTTCCTGCTGCATGCTGGGAAGGGGGAGGAGCTGGTGCTGGTCCTCCCCGAGGCCGTGGAGACGGGTGTGTTTGAGCGAGTGCTGGACTGCGCTTACACCGGCAGCCTCCGGATGGTGCTAGAGAGCTCCGAGCCCAGGGGCATCGCGGCAAAGCTCGGGGCCTACCTGACCGCGGCCAGCTTCCTGCAGATGTGGCACGTGGTCGATCGCTGCAATGAGCTCCTCCTGAAGGTAGGGGGCGCTGACACTGCCGTGGGTTCGGCTCAGCAAGCCTCACCTGGGTCCTTCCACCCGAAACCCAGCCGCTCTGAAAACCAGTCTCCCTCGTCCAGCACCAGCAACGCTCACCCCCCTCGATGCAGGGGCAGCAGTGAGAGTCACTGGGAGCAGCTGCAGGGCGCTTCCACACAGGGAATGGACACAAAAGAGGACAACTGCTGCTCTTCCTTTCAACCTTTTGCCTCTGGTGACTCTGTTGTCGACGTCAGTCACATCAAGGTGGAACTTTTGGAGGAGAAACCGTTCAGAGAGGTGGCTGATGGGATGTCAGTTGTGTCCGACACTAAAccgcttcctccctccctcccagctaACAGTCTCAGTAACATTCCTGCTGCACCCACACTAGAGCAGCTTCAGGGGATCTCTGCTGTTGGAGAGCACGGGCCGACGCAGTTGCCCCAGACTGCCCCCAGGCACCGCGGTCCAGGGTATCAGGAGTCAGTGTGCGGCAATTCTGTGAGCTCTGTTCAGTCAAGTCCCCACCCAGTCCAGAGCCCATCCCTCCAAGGGTTTAGTTCCCTTCACACCCATCCCCCGGAACTGATAGCAACTCACACCAATGCAAACCACAGTGTGGGCGTCCCGGCCTGCTGTCTCCCAGAATTCCTTGCTCCTAGCACTCTCGGCAGTGACAATGCTTGCCCCAATAGCAGCTTTGGTGTGGTGTATGGTGCTGGTAACAATGGCCCCCCCTCACTGCTGGCTCCCGGCTCCCTCCTCTATAGCAAAGCCAGCAGTGCTGTCGCCCTCCAGACCAGTGCCAAAGCCCACCCCAGCGCCCCCTCTGTGCTCCACGCCCAGGTCGATCGCATCTCTCGGTTTGGGAAGCGTGTCTTCGGGTGTTTGTGTGGGAAGAGGTTCCCTGAGCGAGGCCGCAGGGACAGACACGTCCTTCTCAAACTGAGCGCGCGCCCCTTCGGCTGTCCCCAGTGCAACAAGAGCTTCAAACTGAAGCACCACCTGACTGAGCACATGATCCTGCACATGGAGCGGCCGCTGTACTCGTGCGAGAGCTGCGGCAAGACGTTCAAAATGATCGAGTGCttccagagacacagagagaactGCCtgcagagagggaggcagtga
- the LOC117434198 gene encoding hypermethylated in cancer 2 protein-like, which produces MDPDNSSCSSGVTGPSPSRRLVDLQFPNYSAVLLEHLNQHREEGKFCDLAVHVRGQVFRAHKAVLAASSSYFHDKLMLRDSDVIALPSVIEPRAFAGLLGLIYTGRLRVTVQDMPSYLLVASGLQLWHVVDRCKEILKREEEQKHFSKKRSYRNCRSTSQSPSSSQVVVGCREDTGGRDCAARVHTQEGLAVRREWEGGRQGGPEGQEGEDGPCLRPSSNSKTKEELYYSTEREDHYYYSNSNNTTGKDEEYEVDEDMEGAETEDDDVIKVHVQSEEEDEEEEGGVLNAERRRDGEGEICSGSIDENGRMVMIEVDRERGRERKRGPLEREAAASYSYKLVHKQDSQPSPEHRQQALSNSSNWFSTAAGAASVHDSSGGAFSSMGELRLGRLGTLGAGSGLVHVKEESWEEGEREGKVQTNGSGQGMNFIDSISGSVTCKSNDEVSQAGFTVYSEGAGGRSSDCFLLSALHSKEPGPVSLLAAGSVVVDSASFPDGTRVIADPTGYPANAVTQQPMDIHGNEIVTHASLGQAVHAPVKILSVEPDGKRFGCLCGKRFAVKPKRDRHIMLTLSVRPFDCSVCEKKFKLKHHLNEHMKTHMGFLYKCERCGRKFRMRSCYLKHLQQEEEQLQQQSASASSVL; this is translated from the exons ATGGACCCTGACAATAGCAGCTGCAGTTCAGGTGTGACTGGTCCCAGTCCGTCTCGCAGACTGGTGGACCTGCAGTTCCCAAACTACAGCGCGGTGCTGCTGGAGCACCTGAATCAGCACCGCGAGGAGGGCAAGTTCTGCGACCTGGCGGTGCACGTGAGGGGGCAGGTGTTCCGCGCACACAAGGCTGTGCTGGCCGCCTCCTCCTCCTACTTCCATGACAAGCTGATGCTGAGGGACAGCGACGTCATTGCCCTGCCCAGTGTgatcgaacccagggccttcGCAGGGCTGCTGGGGCTCATATACACCGGCCGGCTGCGGGTCACAGTGCAGGACATGCCCAGCTACTTGCTGGTGGCCAGCGGCCTGCAGCTCTGGCATGTTGTGGACCGATGTAAAGAGATACTGAAGAGGGAAGAGGAGCAG AAGCATTTCAGTAAGAAGAGATCGTACAGAAACTGTCGCTCCACCTCCCAGTCTCCCAGTAGCAGCCAAGTAGTGGTGGGGTGTCGAGAGGATACTGGGGGCAGAGACTGCGCAGCGAGGGTGCACACTCAGGAGGGACTGGCTGtgaggagagagtgggaggggggcaGGCAAGGGGGCCCCGAGGGGCAGGAGGGGGAGGACGGGCCGTGTCTCAGACCCAGCAGCAACAGCAAGACCAAGGAGGAGCTGTACTACTCTACAGAACGAGAGGACCATTATTACtatagcaacagcaacaacaccaCCGGCAAAGACGAGGAGTATGAG gtgGATGAGGACATGGAGGGGGCAGAGACTGAGGATGATGATGTCATCAAGGTGCATGTCCAatcagaggaggaggatgaggaggaggagggaggggtgcTGAATGCAGAAAGGAGGAGAGATGGAGAAGGAGAGATTTGCAGTGGCTCTATTGATGAGAACGGGAGGATGGTGATGATTGAGGtcgacagagagagggggagagagaggaagagggggccGCTGGAGAGGGAGGCAGCAGCCAGCTATTCATACAAGCTTGTACACAAACAGGACAGCCAACCAAGCCCGGAGCACAGACAACAAGCCCTTTCAAATTCCTCAAACTGGTTTTCCACAGCCGCAGGGGCAGCAAGTGTGCACGACTCGAGCGGGGGGGCTTTCTCGAGCATGGGGGAGCTCCGACTGGGGCGACTGGGAACGCTGGGAGCTGGCAGCGGACTGGTTCATGTGAAGGAGGAGAGTTGGGAGGAGGGTGAGAGAGAAGGGAAAGTGCAGACCAACGGGAGTGGACAGGGAATGAACTTCATTGATTCCATCAGTGGAAGTGTTACCTGTAAGAGTAATGATGAGGTGAGCCAGGCTGGTTTCACTGTGTACTCCGAGGGAGCGGGTGGGAGGAGCAGTGACTGTTTCCTGCTCTCTGCCCTGCACAGCAAGGAGCCCGGCCCGGTCTCTCTGCTGGCTGCTGGGTCGGTCGTGGTGGATTCTGCCTCTTTCCCCGACGGCACCAGAGTCATCGCAGACCCCACGGGTTACCCTGCCAACGCTGTCACCCAGCAACCCATGGATATCCACGGCAACGAGATCGTCACTCACGCCTCTCTGGGCCAGGCAGTGCACGCCCCGGTCAAGATTCTGTCCGTGGAGCCCGACGGCAAGCGATTCGGCTGCCTGTGTGGAAAGCGCTTCGCGGTGAAGCCCAAGAGAGACCGGCACATCATGCTGACCCTGAGCGTGCGTCCCTTCGACTGCTCCGTCTGCGAGAAGAAGTTCAAACTGAAGCACCACCTGAACGAGCACATGAAGACACACATGGGCTTCCTGTACAAGTGTGAGCGCTGCGGCCGCAAGTTCAGAATGAGGAGCTGCTACCTGAAGCACCTGCAGCAGGAGGaggagcagctgcagcagcaaagtGCCAGTGCAAGCAGCGTGCTGTGA